In a single window of the Pontibacter russatus genome:
- a CDS encoding ABC transporter ATP-binding protein, with the protein MKTYFRILQFAKPYSRFVPLYALYTILGIIFGLFNFTLIIPLLNVLFGEVSPEEAAAMTATRPEFSLNIEFLKDFFNYYFGQIILQEGREGALLFVCLLVIVSVFLANLFRYLAFRIVGALRAHVVRNMRQAIYKRVTELHLGYFSNERKGDLMTRLTVDIQEVESSVVSTLTTVIREPITIIAFFIILFTMSVELTLFTLLLLPISGGIIAGISKRLKRRARQGQDSLSFILTIIDETLSGMRVIKAFNAEPFILDKFHQQNNRYAHIQRSIANKRDLASPLSEFLGVAVVAGLLYYGGNMVLNRQSELTPAEFITYIILFSQVLVPAKAMSASFSNIQRGLVSGDRVLQVIDTKPQIVNKPNAKALPVFAEQIEFRDVGFGYGGKPVLQDINFTIEKGKTVALVGPSGGGKSTLADLLPRFYDPTAGAIYIDGHDIRDYTMESVRDKIGVVTQESILFNDTIFNNIAFNKTDATEEEVIAAAKIANAHEFIIHTENGYQTMIGDRGGKLSGGQRQRLSIARAILKNPPILILDEATSALDTESEKLVQEALTNLMKHRTSIMIAHRLSTIQHADEILVLQQGRIVERGTHEELQQQSGGLYARLTQMQLTA; encoded by the coding sequence ACGCTCATCATCCCGTTGCTGAATGTGCTGTTTGGGGAGGTGAGCCCCGAAGAAGCAGCCGCCATGACGGCTACCCGCCCGGAGTTCAGCCTGAACATCGAGTTTCTGAAAGATTTCTTCAACTACTATTTCGGGCAGATTATTCTGCAGGAGGGGCGTGAGGGGGCGCTGCTGTTTGTGTGCCTGCTGGTGATCGTGTCGGTGTTTCTGGCCAACCTTTTCCGATACCTCGCCTTCCGGATTGTGGGGGCGCTGCGGGCGCATGTGGTGCGAAATATGCGCCAGGCCATATATAAACGCGTCACGGAGCTGCACCTGGGTTATTTCTCGAACGAGCGCAAAGGCGACCTGATGACGCGCCTGACCGTGGACATACAGGAGGTGGAGAGCTCGGTGGTGAGCACGCTGACCACGGTGATACGGGAGCCGATTACCATCATCGCCTTCTTCATTATTCTGTTCACCATGTCGGTGGAGTTGACGCTGTTTACGCTGCTGCTGCTGCCGATTTCGGGAGGCATCATCGCGGGCATCTCCAAGCGGCTGAAGCGCCGGGCCAGGCAGGGCCAGGACTCGCTCAGCTTCATCCTCACCATCATTGACGAAACATTGAGCGGCATGCGCGTGATCAAGGCTTTTAATGCGGAGCCGTTTATACTGGACAAATTCCACCAGCAGAACAACCGCTACGCCCACATCCAGCGCTCCATCGCCAACAAGCGCGACCTGGCCTCGCCGCTGTCGGAGTTCCTGGGTGTGGCCGTGGTGGCAGGGCTCCTATATTACGGGGGCAACATGGTGCTGAACCGGCAATCGGAGCTGACGCCAGCAGAGTTTATCACTTATATCATCCTGTTCTCGCAGGTGCTGGTGCCAGCCAAGGCGATGTCGGCCTCGTTCAGCAACATCCAGCGGGGGCTGGTATCCGGCGACAGGGTGCTGCAGGTAATCGACACGAAGCCGCAGATCGTGAACAAACCGAACGCAAAAGCGCTGCCAGTGTTTGCGGAGCAGATCGAGTTCAGGGATGTGGGCTTCGGCTACGGCGGCAAGCCGGTGCTGCAGGACATCAACTTCACGATTGAGAAAGGCAAAACGGTGGCGCTCGTGGGCCCGTCGGGTGGCGGCAAGTCCACGCTGGCCGACCTGCTGCCGCGCTTCTACGACCCCACGGCGGGCGCCATCTATATAGACGGCCACGACATCCGGGACTATACCATGGAGTCGGTGCGCGATAAGATTGGCGTGGTGACGCAGGAGTCTATCCTCTTCAACGACACGATTTTCAACAATATCGCCTTTAACAAAACCGATGCGACAGAGGAGGAAGTGATCGCCGCCGCGAAAATTGCCAACGCCCATGAGTTCATCATCCACACCGAGAACGGCTACCAGACGATGATCGGCGACCGGGGCGGCAAGCTATCAGGGGGGCAGCGGCAGCGCCTGAGCATCGCGCGCGCCATTCTCAAAAACCCGCCCATCCTTATCTTGGACGAAGCCACCTCGGCCCTCGACACCGAATCGGAGAAACTGGTGCAGGAGGCGCTGACAAACCTGATGAAGCACAGAACCTCCATCATGATTGCGCACCGCCTGAGCACCATACAGCATGCCGATGAGATACTCGTGCTGCAGCAGGGCCGCATCGTGGAGCGCGGCACACACGAAGAATTGCAGCAGCAGAGCGGCGGTTTATATGCCCGCCTCACGCAGATGCAGCTCACGGCATAA
- the lpcA gene encoding D-sedoheptulose 7-phosphate isomerase, producing the protein MTSTSTILAELTQAQEVLKAFLSDEKNITAIGQAADTMADSIRSGGKILSCGNGGSMCDAMHFAEELTGRYRNDRRALPAIAISDQSHMSCVGNDYGYEAVFSRYLEALGNAGDVLLAISTSGNSGNVLKAAETAKARGMKVVGLTGKDGGKLAPLCDVEVRVPHTGYADRVQEIHIKVIHILILLLEQKLT; encoded by the coding sequence ATGACATCAACCTCCACCATACTGGCAGAACTGACCCAGGCACAGGAAGTGCTGAAGGCTTTTCTAAGTGATGAAAAGAATATTACCGCCATCGGGCAGGCGGCTGACACGATGGCCGACAGCATCCGGAGCGGCGGCAAGATTCTGAGCTGCGGCAACGGCGGCTCGATGTGCGACGCCATGCACTTTGCCGAAGAACTCACCGGCCGCTACCGCAACGACCGCCGCGCCCTGCCCGCCATCGCCATCTCAGACCAGAGCCATATGAGCTGTGTCGGCAACGACTATGGCTACGAGGCCGTGTTCTCGCGCTACCTGGAGGCGCTGGGCAATGCGGGCGACGTACTGCTGGCCATCAGCACCAGCGGCAACTCAGGTAATGTGCTGAAGGCGGCGGAAACAGCCAAGGCCAGAGGCATGAAAGTAGTGGGCCTGACGGGCAAAGACGGCGGCAAACTGGCCCCGCTCTGCGACGTGGAGGTGCGCGTGCCGCACACCGGCTATGCCGACCGGGTACAGGAAATCCATATCAAGGTCATTCATATCCTGATCCTGTTGCTGGAACAAAAACTAACCTAG
- a CDS encoding YifB family Mg chelatase-like AAA ATPase: MLIKTFGSAVQGVNAYTITIEVSVSAGTKYFLVGLPDNAVKEGEQRIESALKQYGYKIPRQKIVINMAPADIRKEGSAYDLTIAMGILAASGQMAADRVADYMIMGELSLDGSLRPVKGVLPIAIQARKEGFKGIILPAQNATEAAIVNNLDVIGVNTILEAIEFLDGHREIPPVVINTRELFQGAVDIYAADFADVQGQENIKRALEIAAAGGHNVIMIGPPGAGKTMLAKRLPSILPPLSMQEALETTKIHSVAGKLGEGASLLTTRPYRSPHHTISDVALVGGGGNPQPGEISLAHNGVLFLDELPEFKRTVLEVMRQPLEERRVTISRAKMSLDFPANFMLVASMNPCPCGYYNDPNKECVCGPGVVQRYLNKVSGPLLDRIDLHVEVTPVTFDQITATRKAEGSAAVRERVEVARRMQTERFRDMPQVHSNAMMPSQMVKEVCQINEAGRTLLKTAMERLGLSARAYDRILKVSRTIADLADSGDIKIEHLAEAIQYRSLDREGWAG; this comes from the coding sequence ATGCTCATCAAAACTTTCGGAAGCGCCGTGCAGGGCGTGAACGCCTACACCATCACCATTGAAGTCAGCGTCAGCGCCGGCACCAAGTATTTTCTCGTCGGCCTACCCGACAACGCCGTGAAGGAAGGCGAGCAGCGGATTGAGTCTGCGCTGAAGCAGTACGGCTACAAAATCCCCCGCCAGAAAATCGTCATCAACATGGCGCCGGCCGATATCCGGAAAGAAGGCTCTGCTTATGATCTGACAATAGCGATGGGCATACTGGCGGCCTCGGGGCAGATGGCTGCCGACAGGGTTGCGGACTATATGATTATGGGTGAGCTGTCGCTGGACGGTTCGCTGCGCCCGGTAAAGGGGGTGCTGCCCATTGCCATACAGGCCCGCAAAGAGGGCTTCAAAGGCATTATACTGCCCGCCCAGAATGCCACTGAGGCTGCCATCGTGAATAACCTCGATGTGATAGGCGTCAACACCATCCTGGAGGCGATTGAGTTCCTCGACGGGCACCGCGAGATCCCGCCGGTGGTCATCAACACGCGGGAGCTGTTTCAGGGGGCAGTGGATATCTATGCCGCCGACTTTGCCGATGTGCAGGGGCAGGAGAACATCAAGAGAGCGCTGGAGATCGCTGCCGCCGGAGGCCACAACGTGATTATGATCGGTCCGCCGGGGGCGGGCAAAACCATGCTGGCCAAGCGCCTGCCCTCTATCCTGCCGCCGCTCTCGATGCAGGAGGCGCTGGAGACGACTAAGATACACTCCGTTGCAGGCAAGTTGGGTGAGGGGGCTTCGCTGCTCACCACGCGCCCCTACCGCTCACCGCACCATACCATATCCGACGTGGCACTGGTGGGCGGCGGCGGCAACCCGCAACCCGGCGAGATATCGCTGGCGCACAACGGCGTGCTTTTTCTGGACGAGCTGCCTGAGTTTAAGCGCACCGTGCTGGAGGTAATGCGCCAGCCGCTCGAAGAGCGCCGCGTCACCATCTCCCGCGCCAAGATGTCGCTCGACTTCCCCGCTAACTTTATGCTGGTGGCCAGCATGAATCCCTGCCCCTGCGGCTATTACAACGACCCGAACAAGGAATGCGTGTGCGGGCCGGGCGTGGTGCAGCGTTACCTGAACAAGGTGAGCGGCCCTTTGCTGGACCGCATTGATTTGCATGTGGAGGTAACGCCCGTCACGTTCGACCAGATAACCGCCACCCGCAAGGCCGAGGGCAGTGCCGCCGTGCGGGAGCGCGTGGAAGTGGCGCGCCGGATGCAGACAGAGCGCTTCCGGGATATGCCCCAGGTACACTCCAACGCCATGATGCCCTCGCAGATGGTGAAGGAAGTCTGCCAGATAAACGAGGCCGGGCGCACCCTGCTCAAGACAGCCATGGAGCGGCTCGGCCTCTCGGCCCGCGCCTACGACCGCATCCTGAAAGTGAGCCGCACCATCGCCGACCTGGCCGACAGCGGGGATATTAAAATTGAACATTTGGCAGAGGCTATTCAGTACCGTAGCCTCGACCGCGAGGGCTGGGCGGGCTGA
- a CDS encoding porin family protein: protein MKKTLLFLAFILTTAVATQAQAPRFGVRVGANYSGFSGDDAENLDRMFGFHAGITSQFSLTSDDFFAIQPEILFSKKGAESEDDNYKAKLSYIDVPVLAKVNAGPLYFEAGPQVSFRIGGDIEVGGNNVIDDLDAFKRTSLGYAAGVGLASTPLGLSVGVRYNGDISKLYDADDVSDIRNNLFMLTVGYMFPSR from the coding sequence ATGAAAAAGACCCTTTTATTTCTTGCCTTTATTTTGACGACTGCGGTGGCCACGCAGGCGCAGGCACCACGTTTTGGTGTGCGGGTGGGAGCCAACTACTCCGGCTTCTCCGGCGACGATGCCGAAAACCTCGACAGAATGTTCGGCTTCCATGCCGGTATCACCTCACAGTTCTCCCTGACTTCCGATGATTTCTTTGCCATCCAGCCCGAAATCCTTTTCTCCAAGAAAGGCGCCGAATCAGAGGACGATAACTATAAAGCAAAATTAAGTTACATCGATGTTCCGGTGCTGGCCAAGGTAAACGCCGGTCCGCTGTACTTCGAAGCCGGACCGCAGGTGTCGTTCCGCATTGGCGGCGACATAGAAGTTGGCGGAAACAATGTGATAGATGATTTGGATGCTTTCAAACGGACAAGCCTCGGCTACGCGGCAGGTGTGGGCTTAGCCTCCACGCCACTCGGCCTGAGCGTTGGCGTGCGCTACAACGGCGACATCTCTAAACTATATGATGCAGACGATGTGTCTGACATACGCAACAACTTGTTTATGCTGACGGTGGGCTATATGTTCCCGAGCAGGTAA
- a CDS encoding porin family protein, with amino-acid sequence MKKLLFSFVFVLGSFAVAQAQSGIGVRAGANFSNLEGDLKNESRYQNKVGFHGGLTFGIPVIENFFFIQPEVLYSTKGFKYEDTEIDVPAVGLVERDGKMDYSYIDVPVLAKIKAGPIYFEAGPQASYLLNVNNNIKESLNGEAYSSTTTKRELDGLQRFEIGYAAGVGFATSSGISLGVRYNGSLTDFVDENPEDYFEGDLTNARHSTIMATIGFTFGR; translated from the coding sequence ATGAAAAAGCTATTATTCTCCTTTGTATTCGTGCTGGGCTCCTTCGCCGTGGCACAGGCACAGTCTGGCATCGGTGTCAGGGCAGGCGCCAACTTCTCGAACCTGGAAGGCGACCTGAAAAACGAATCCAGGTACCAGAACAAAGTGGGCTTCCATGGCGGCCTTACCTTCGGCATCCCCGTTATCGAGAACTTCTTCTTTATCCAGCCGGAGGTCCTGTACTCCACCAAAGGCTTTAAGTATGAGGACACCGAAATTGACGTACCGGCCGTGGGGCTGGTGGAGCGCGACGGGAAAATGGACTACAGCTACATTGATGTGCCCGTGCTTGCGAAGATAAAGGCCGGTCCGATTTACTTCGAGGCGGGGCCGCAGGCCTCCTATCTGCTCAACGTGAACAATAACATCAAAGAGTCGCTGAACGGCGAGGCCTATTCCTCCACCACCACCAAGCGTGAGCTGGATGGGCTACAGCGGTTTGAGATCGGATACGCGGCCGGTGTGGGTTTTGCGACCAGCAGCGGCATCAGCCTGGGGGTGCGCTACAACGGCAGCCTGACTGATTTTGTGGACGAGAACCCTGAAGATTACTTCGAGGGCGACCTGACCAACGCCCGCCACTCCACGATTATGGCAACTATCGGCTTCACCTTTGGCCGATAA
- a CDS encoding porin family protein: MKKALLFLTLLLAPLLMAQAQYVRLGAKGGGGFARLHGDDGSSDYTNTLGVYHIGGVVSYEFVSRIAVQAEVLYAQKGFTYEDFRHNQTDDLSGDLRLHYIELPLLFKLQKGGLFAEAGPYIGYLLDASDDFQLDSAGTNPPPFYASDRLNRFDYGYTVGIGIMLDSGFFMSFRHEGGFRSITTALDQKNLGFRVSVGYLIPAPSPAEVMQP; encoded by the coding sequence ATGAAAAAAGCTTTACTGTTTCTCACGCTTCTGCTCGCCCCGCTGCTGATGGCCCAGGCGCAGTATGTCCGCCTGGGTGCGAAAGGCGGCGGCGGTTTCGCCCGCCTCCACGGCGATGATGGCTCCTCAGACTATACGAACACCCTTGGGGTGTACCATATAGGCGGCGTGGTGAGCTATGAGTTCGTGTCGCGGATAGCGGTGCAGGCAGAGGTGCTGTATGCGCAGAAGGGATTCACGTACGAGGATTTCAGGCATAACCAGACCGACGACCTCAGCGGCGACCTGCGGCTGCACTATATAGAACTGCCCCTGTTGTTTAAGCTGCAAAAAGGCGGGCTGTTTGCGGAGGCTGGTCCCTATATAGGCTACCTGCTGGATGCCAGCGACGATTTCCAGTTGGATTCTGCGGGCACCAATCCGCCGCCCTTCTATGCTTCCGACCGTCTCAACCGCTTCGACTACGGTTACACAGTCGGTATCGGCATCATGCTGGACAGCGGTTTCTTCATGAGTTTCAGGCACGAGGGCGGCTTCCGCTCCATCACCACAGCCCTGGATCAGAAAAACCTCGGATTCAGGGTAAGTGTCGGCTATCTCATCCCGGCGCCATCCCCTGCTGAGGTGATGCAGCCCTAG
- a CDS encoding dipeptidase, producing MNNYINQNKDRFVNELLDMLRIPSVSADPKFKADVLRTAEFVKQRLAEAGADQVELCETGGYPIVYGEKIVDPGLPTVLVYGHYDVQPADPYELWTSPPFEPVVKDGNIYARGACDDKGQMYMHVKAFETMVQTGNLTCNVKFMIEGEEEVGSANLAAFVKENKDKLSADVILISDTGMLGNDAPSITTGLRGLSYVEVEVTGPNRDLHSGLYGGAVANPINILCQIIASLHDENYHITIPGFYDNVQELSQEERAEMARAPFSLEKYKKALDLGDVHGEAGYVTMERNSIRPTLDVNGIWGGYTGEGAKTVIPSKAHAKISMRLVPNQTSEEITEKFKKHFESIAPKSVKVVVKPHHGGEPVVTPTDSIAYQAAARAYEETFGVKPIPVRSGGSIPIVAMFKSELGLDSVLMGFGLDSDAIHSPNEHFGIFNYMKGIETIPLFYRFFAEMQQ from the coding sequence ATGAACAACTATATAAACCAGAACAAAGACCGCTTTGTGAACGAATTGCTGGACATGCTGCGCATCCCCTCGGTGAGCGCCGACCCGAAGTTCAAGGCCGATGTGCTGCGCACGGCGGAGTTTGTGAAGCAGCGGCTGGCGGAGGCTGGCGCCGACCAGGTGGAACTCTGCGAAACAGGCGGATACCCCATTGTATATGGCGAGAAGATAGTGGACCCAGGCCTGCCCACCGTGCTGGTGTACGGCCACTACGATGTGCAGCCCGCCGACCCCTACGAACTCTGGACCTCCCCGCCGTTTGAGCCTGTGGTAAAAGACGGCAACATATATGCCCGCGGCGCCTGCGACGACAAGGGGCAGATGTACATGCACGTGAAAGCCTTTGAGACGATGGTGCAGACGGGCAACCTGACCTGCAACGTTAAGTTTATGATTGAGGGCGAGGAGGAAGTGGGCTCTGCCAACCTGGCCGCGTTTGTGAAGGAAAACAAGGATAAACTGAGCGCGGATGTGATTCTGATCTCCGATACCGGCATGCTGGGCAACGATGCGCCCTCCATCACCACCGGCCTGCGCGGGCTGAGTTACGTGGAGGTGGAGGTAACCGGCCCCAACCGCGACCTGCACTCTGGCCTGTATGGCGGGGCTGTAGCCAACCCCATCAACATCCTGTGCCAGATAATTGCCTCACTGCACGACGAGAATTATCATATCACCATCCCCGGCTTTTATGACAACGTGCAGGAACTGAGCCAGGAGGAGCGCGCGGAAATGGCGCGGGCCCCGTTCAGCCTGGAGAAGTACAAGAAGGCGCTGGACCTGGGAGACGTACACGGGGAGGCCGGTTACGTGACCATGGAGCGCAATTCCATCCGCCCGACGCTGGACGTGAACGGCATCTGGGGCGGCTATACCGGAGAGGGCGCCAAAACAGTGATTCCTTCCAAGGCTCATGCGAAGATTTCGATGCGCCTCGTGCCGAACCAGACTTCGGAAGAAATTACGGAAAAATTTAAAAAACACTTCGAAAGCATTGCCCCCAAAAGCGTGAAGGTGGTGGTGAAACCGCACCACGGTGGAGAGCCCGTGGTAACGCCGACGGACTCTATTGCGTACCAGGCCGCTGCCAGGGCATATGAGGAGACCTTTGGCGTGAAGCCGATACCGGTGCGCAGCGGCGGTTCTATCCCGATAGTGGCGATGTTCAAGTCAGAGTTGGGCCTGGATTCGGTGCTGATGGGCTTCGGGCTGGACTCGGACGCCATCCACTCACCAAACGAGCACTTCGGAATTTTCAACTATATGAAAGGCATCGAAACCATCCCGCTGTTCTACAGGTTTTTTGCCGAGATGCAGCAGTAG
- the plsY gene encoding glycerol-3-phosphate 1-O-acyltransferase PlsY, whose protein sequence is MDIILIAVLGIAAYLIGSICTAVWIGKAYYGIDIRQHGSGNSGATNTFRVLGKKPGAAVMLIDIFKGWTATSLAGFLVIFNVIEPDNLVIYQLIFGALSVVGHIFPIYERFVGGKGVATLLGMMLAIEPVVALMCIAIFVIVLFTSKYVSLGSMIAALAFPLLLLLPKFHPENPILIIFGFVLFAVVALTHRKNINRLLSGEESKANISLGRKR, encoded by the coding sequence ATGGACATAATACTCATCGCGGTACTGGGCATAGCGGCCTATCTGATTGGCTCTATCTGCACGGCCGTCTGGATCGGGAAGGCCTATTACGGCATCGACATACGGCAGCACGGCAGCGGCAACTCCGGCGCTACCAACACCTTCCGGGTGCTGGGAAAGAAGCCGGGCGCGGCCGTGATGCTGATTGATATTTTCAAAGGGTGGACGGCCACCTCACTGGCGGGATTCCTGGTCATCTTCAACGTCATCGAGCCGGACAACCTGGTGATATACCAGCTCATTTTCGGTGCCCTGAGTGTGGTGGGGCATATCTTCCCCATATATGAGCGCTTTGTGGGCGGCAAGGGCGTTGCCACGCTGCTGGGCATGATGCTGGCCATCGAGCCGGTGGTGGCCCTGATGTGCATCGCCATCTTTGTGATTGTGCTCTTTACCTCCAAGTATGTGTCGCTGGGCTCGATGATTGCCGCGCTGGCTTTCCCGTTGCTGCTGCTGCTGCCAAAGTTCCACCCCGAGAACCCGATCCTGATCATCTTCGGCTTCGTGCTGTTTGCCGTGGTGGCGCTGACGCACCGCAAGAACATCAACCGCCTGCTTTCGGGCGAGGAGAGCAAGGCCAACATCAGCCTGGGCCGCAAGCGGTAA